TAATCACTGTTGCAAATATAATATACGGCGGAGGCAATATATGGCTCAATTAGGAATTACATTACCGCAAAAAAACATAGAGGAATTCTGTCTCAAGTGGAAAGTTTTGGAAATGTCGCTTTTTGGCTCGGTTCTGTCAAAAAGTTTTCGACCGGACAGCGATATTGATTTGCTTGTCAGCTTTAAGGATGATGCAGGCTGGAGCTTGTTTGATTTCGTCGATATGATTGACGAATTAAAAATAATTTTTGGGCGAAAAGTGGACTTGGTTGAAAAGGATACTTTGAAAAATCCATTTCGCAGACAATCGATACTTGCTTCCAACAGGGTGATATATGCGGCCTGACGAAAGAAACGCAGCCTATTT
The sequence above is drawn from the Planctomycetaceae bacterium genome and encodes:
- a CDS encoding nucleotidyltransferase domain-containing protein; the protein is MAQLGITLPQKNIEEFCLKWKVLEMSLFGSVLSKSFRPDSDIDLLVSFKDDAGWSLFDFVDMIDELKIIFGRKVDLVEKDTLKNPFRRQSILASNRVIYAA